The DNA sequence TTTCGGGGGCCCTGGAAGCGTCCGGCGCCGCGAACACGGCGGCTCAGGTACCGCTCCGGGGCTTCCCCGACTTGCGCAGGCGCTCGGGCAGACTGCGGGTTTCGGGCCAGCGGGCCCAGGCGAGCAGGGCGAAGACGACGCCGAGGGCCACCGTCTGGATCGCGAAGGACGCATAGCCGGGAGTGAGCAGGTTGCCGGCGGTGGCGCCGATCATGACGCCCAGCAGGCCCAGGGCGGCCAGGCCGGACAGGGGTGCGATCAGCAGGCCGACGGCGCCGGCGACCTCGCATACGCCCGTGACGTAGCGCAGCCACTGGCCGAGGCCGATGTCCTCGA is a window from the Streptomonospora litoralis genome containing:
- a CDS encoding DoxX family protein, coding for MSPSETPDRPPRRRSLPLTVVLWVVQILLAAFFLFQGATKLLGSPSAVRLFEDIGLGQWLRYVTGVCEVAGAVGLLIAPLSGLAALGLLGVMIGATAGNLLTPGYASFAIQTVALGVVFALLAWARWPETRSLPERLRKSGKPRSGT